AAACACAAACCATTTTCTATATATTCCTGCATCTTTTCTTGCAGGGTTTTGAGTCTATCTGATTTTGATCTCAGTTCAATTATAAAATCTGGTGTAAGTGGGGGAAATTTTTCCCGTTCTTCTTCTGTTAATGCTTCCCAGCGTTCTAATTTTGTCCAAGCTACATCAGGTGAACGTTTTGCACCGTTGGGAAGTCGGAATATTGTTGAGGAACTAAATACAATTCCTAATTTTGTTTGATGATTCCAATTACCTACTTTAATAATTAAGTCAGCTTCACTACGGCCGCTTTCTCCTCCTACTGGTGGCACAATAATCAGTTCTCCTTGTGCATTTAGTTCTAAGCTTACATCTTTATTGGCCATACAGAGTTGGTAAAACTGTTCATCTGTAAGGCGAAGAATGGGATCTAGGTTTAAGGTAACTGTATTCATTTAACTACTCTTAGCCTTAAATTATTTTTTCTCGTTTTTCTCGTTCCTAGTCTCTGACTAGGAATGCAGTTGATGAGTCTCTGACTCAACTACCAGAACAAAATCGGGTAAAGTGGCTTGTATTCTGGGTTTGGAGGCAGCGCCTCCTGGTAGGCATTCCCAGCCGGAGTCTGGGAACGAGGAATACGGTTATCGTTAATTTAATTCTACAATTAGGATAGAAAGCGATCGCTGTTGAAGGGCAGGCAAAATGCCTACCCCACAAGCATTATTTAATAATAACTCGCGGATTTGCGATGATGCACAGCCGTCACACCATCTTGATTTAACACCTTCCCATCATTAACAGTGGCATAAACCAACCAATGATCACCGGCTTCCATGCGGCTTTGGACAGAACACTCCAGGTAAGCTAAAGCACCATTCAAAATCACACCACCATTACTGGCTTCTTCCGTCGCTAAACCCGCAAATCTATCTTGTCCGGGGGTGTAGACCTTCATAAAATGCTTGCGTATTTCCCGACCTTCTGCCAAAATGTTAACAACAAATTGATTACCAGTGTGGGTCATGTTTTCCATCGCCCTATCCTTAGCTACCGCAATGGTTAAACCAGGAGGGTTAAAGCTGGCTTGTGTCACCCAAGAAGCTAACATCCCTGTTTTCACTTCTCCTTGAGTTGCTGTGACAACACACAGAGAACCAACAATGCGACCTACAGCTTGTTCTAGATTAGTTGCAGGTTGTCTAGCTACAACTGATTTTTTCGCTGCTTTTTTCAATGCTTGGGCGAAATCTGTTCCTGCTTCTTCACAGGTTTGGAGGGTGACTTCATTGGGTTTGAACTTGACCCGAATGGTGTCAAAACCAAATCTGTAACCTGCATCTTTGAGTTTGCTTTCTATTAAATCAACTGCTTCTCCACTCCAACCAAAAGAACCGAAAACACCAGCTAATTTATTGTTGGTTGCTGTTGATAAAACGATTCCTAAAGCTGTTTGTACTGGTGTGGGTGCGTGTCCTCCTAAAGTGGGAGAACCGATGACAAAACCTGCGGATTTTTCGATGGCGGTTTTGATTTCTTCGGGGTCAGCAAATTCACAATTAATTGATTCAACACTAACACCAGCTTTAGTTATACCACGAGCGATCGCACCAGCTAAAGTTGCAGTATTCCCATAAGCAGAAGCATAAATTAAAGCTACCGTCATGTCAGCATTAGTTTGTTGCTGAATCCATTCCCGATAAGATTGAGTAAGTTCAATTAACGCATAACGAACTAACGGACCGTGACCAGTGGCATATAATCTTACTGGTAAACCAGACAATTTATCTAACGCTGTGTCTACTTGTTTGGCGTGGGGAGCCATGAGACAATCGAAATAATAACGCCTATCTTCATTAAAGACTTCCCAACCTTCATCAAATACTTGATCACCACAAATATGCGTCCCAAATAACTTATCAGAAAATAAAATTTCCGTTTGGGGATCGTAAGTACAAAGTTGATCAGCGTAGCGGGGGTTAGGTGTAGGAATAAATTGCAGATGATGTCCTTTACCTAAATTTAAAGTTTCTTCTCCCCGCATTACCAAAATTGGTAAATCTTGATTTTCTAATGCTGCTTTTAAATTGATCGCTCCTGGATTTGAACACACAAAAGTAATTTGTGGGGCAATTTCTAGTAAAGCTTTTAATGTCGCAGCGCGGTTAGGATTGACGTGACCAAGAATTACATAATCAACGGCTTTAATATCAATCCTTTGTTGTAAAGCCTCTAAATAAATTTGCGTGAAAGTTTCCCCCGGTGGGTCAATCAAAGCGATTTTATCACCTTGAATTAAAAAAGAATTAGCAGTTGTACCTTTAGCCAGGGCGTATTCTATTTCAAATCTTAACCTAGTCCAACTGCGCGATCGCAGTATTGTTGTATCTGTGCCAATAGGCAAAATTTGAACATCACGGGGTTTAGTATTTTCTGACATAACTTTAATCTCCATTTCTTAATATCTTTGCTTGTATTTATATTGTTTATTTCAACTTCAAGACATTCAATCAAAACAAATGCAACCAACCAAAAGCAAAATACCTCAAACTCTTATTTCTCTGCGTTCTCTGCGTCCTCTGCGGTTCGTTTATCAAATAATTTGTTTCTGAAAAATTCCCAAAAAACCAAACTGTATAATACCTGAATTTTTAGTAAGGTGGACATTGCCCACCCTACAAAATCATTAACAATTCATAATTCGCCATTTTTAATTTCTCTTCAATTACGAATTACGAATTATGAATTAATAGTGGTTCCCAACTTTCCGGTGATGAACTGCTGTCAGTGCTTCGGGTTTTGATACTCGTCCAGCGTAAACGGTGCTGTATACTGCCCAGTGGTCACCGCAATCCATCCGGCTGACTACTTCACATTCCATATAAGCTAGGGCATCACCTAAAATGGGCGCACCATTTTCTGCTGGTTGAGTTTTGACTCCTTCAAAACGGTCTGCACCAGGGGCAAAACGTTTTAAGAAGTGTTTCATCAAGGTTTGATAATTCCCTTCTTCCAGTACATTGAGAACAAAGCGATCGCCCACTTGCATCAAAGATTCAATCGCCCGATCTTTAGCTACCGCAATGGAAAATCCCAAGGGTTTAAAACTGGCTTGACTTACCCAAGAAGCTAACATGGCGCTGGATACATC
The Anabaena sphaerica FACHB-251 DNA segment above includes these coding regions:
- a CDS encoding Uma2 family endonuclease; protein product: MNTVTLNLDPILRLTDEQFYQLCMANKDVSLELNAQGELIIVPPVGGESGRSEADLIIKVGNWNHQTKLGIVFSSSTIFRLPNGAKRSPDVAWTKLERWEALTEEEREKFPPLTPDFIIELRSKSDRLKTLQEKMQEYIENGLCLGWLINPQDKQTEIYRPGKPVEIVQLPALLSGEDVLPGFELQL
- a CDS encoding diflavin flavoprotein, encoding MSENTKPRDVQILPIGTDTTILRSRSWTRLRFEIEYALAKGTTANSFLIQGDKIALIDPPGETFTQIYLEALQQRIDIKAVDYVILGHVNPNRAATLKALLEIAPQITFVCSNPGAINLKAALENQDLPILVMRGEETLNLGKGHHLQFIPTPNPRYADQLCTYDPQTEILFSDKLFGTHICGDQVFDEGWEVFNEDRRYYFDCLMAPHAKQVDTALDKLSGLPVRLYATGHGPLVRYALIELTQSYREWIQQQTNADMTVALIYASAYGNTATLAGAIARGITKAGVSVESINCEFADPEEIKTAIEKSAGFVIGSPTLGGHAPTPVQTALGIVLSTATNNKLAGVFGSFGWSGEAVDLIESKLKDAGYRFGFDTIRVKFKPNEVTLQTCEEAGTDFAQALKKAAKKSVVARQPATNLEQAVGRIVGSLCVVTATQGEVKTGMLASWVTQASFNPPGLTIAVAKDRAMENMTHTGNQFVVNILAEGREIRKHFMKVYTPGQDRFAGLATEEASNGGVILNGALAYLECSVQSRMEAGDHWLVYATVNDGKVLNQDGVTAVHHRKSASYY